From Tripterygium wilfordii isolate XIE 37 chromosome 16, ASM1340144v1, whole genome shotgun sequence, one genomic window encodes:
- the LOC119980228 gene encoding protein HLB1-like → MSTATDEPELQNGVKPESQLEAEPEPLPEAEVVPESAPEPEAALVSAPETEALPEAEPEQAVLDADAKVEEPETSIRSNEAEQTAGPELKKDEGNRTFTMRELLSELKSEEGNDHDASTPYSQEETPHQQTEQNNTAMELINSVTAGDEESRNRQRILTFAAKRYASAIERNPEDYDALYNWALVLQESADNVSPDSTSPSKDVLLEEACKKYDEATHLCPSLHDAFYNWAIAISDRAKMRGRTKEAEELLKQATKNYEKAIHLNWNSPQALNNWGLALQELSAIVPAREKQTIVRAAISKFRAAIQLQFDFHRAIYNLGTVLYGLAEDTLRTGGSGSAKDVSPNELYSQSAIYIAAAYALKPNYSVYSSALRLVLSMLPLPYLKVGYLTAPPVGSLTAPHSDWKRSQFFLNHEGLQQINKDEQHQVAQNLSRRPGDVTSRDKKIIRVDVPDIVSVSACADLTLPPGAGLCIDTIHGPVFLVADSWESLDGWLDAIRLVYTIYARGKSEVLAGIVTG, encoded by the exons ATGTCTACTGCTACCGACGAACCTGAATTGCAAAACGGTGTCAAACCAGAATCACAATTGGAGGCGGAACCGGAACCACTGCCAGAAGCAGAGGTGGTCCCAGAATCAGCTCCAGAACCAGAGGCGGCACTAGTATCAGCTCCAGAAACAGAGGCGCTGCCAGAAGCAGAACCCGAGCAAGCGGTGCTAGATGCAGATGCGAAGGTGGAGGAGCCAGAGACCTCGATCCGGTCCAATGAGGCCGAGCAAACTGCGGGTCCCGAGCTAAAGAAGGACGAAGGGAACCGGACGTTCACAATGAGGGAATTGTTGAGCGAGTTGAAAAGCGAGGAAGGGAACGATCATGACGCCAGCACTCCTTACAG tCAAGAAGAAACTCCTCATCAACAGACAGAGCAGAACAATACTGCGATGGAACTGATAAATAGCGTTACTGCAGGTGATGAGGAAAGTAGGAATCGTCAAAGGATTCTCACATTTGCTGCTAAGAG GTATGCTAGCGCAATAGAGAGAAATCCAGAAGACTATGATGCGCTGTACAATTGGGCATTGGTTCTTCAG GAAAGTGCTGATAATGTTAGTCCAGATTCCACTTCACCTTCAAAAGATGTTTTGCTTGAGGAGGCTTGTAAGAAATATGATGAGGCTACCCATCTTTGCCCTTCGCTTCATGAT GCTTTCTACAATTGGGCGATAGCAATCTCTGATCGGGCAAAAATGCGTGGTCGTACAAAGGAGGCTGAAGAGCTTCTGAAGCAG GCTACAAAAAACTATGAAAAAGCCATCCATCTTAACTGGAACAGTCCTCAG GCTCTTAACAACTGGGGACTAGCTTTGCAG GAACTCAGTGCAATTGTTCCTGCTAGAGAAAAGCAAACAATTGTGAGGGCTGCAATTAGTAAG TTTCGTGCAGCAATACAGTTGCAATTTGATTTCCATCGAGCAATTTACAACCTTGGAACTGTATTG TATGGATTGGCTGAGGACACATTAAGAACAGGGGGATCTGGCAGTGCCAAAGATGTTTCCCCTAATGAGTTGTATAGCCAATCTGCCATTTACATAGCAGCTGCTTATGCGTTGAAACCAAATTACTCA GTTTACAGTAGTGCTTTGCGGCTTGTACTTTCCATG TTACCTTTACCGTATCTAAAAGTTGGATATCTAACTGCACCTCCAGTGGGGAGTTTAACAGCACCTCATAGCGATTGGAAGagatctcaattttttttgaatcacGAAGGACTTCAACAG ATTAACAAAGATGAGCAACATCAAGTAGCGCAAAACCTCTCTCGTAGACCTGGAGATGTGACAAGTAgggataaaaaaataattagagtTGATGTCCCAGACATTGTTTCTGTCTCAGCATGTGCTGATCTGACTTTACCCCCTGGAGCTGGCCTTTGTATTGATACAATTCATGGACCGGTTTTCTTG GTTGCTGATTCATGGGAATCACTTGATGGATGGCTCGATGCAATCCGTCTTGTCTACACGATCTATGCACGAGGAAAGAGTGAGGTCTTAGCAGGAATTGTAACAG
- the LOC119980225 gene encoding metal-nicotianamine transporter YSL1-like — MSFMDQEEMKEKKEIQREDQELEETEAEDHESLETSKKALVVQPWTKQITVRGFILSIALGAMYSVIAMKLNLTSGLVPNLNMSAALLAFLFIQSWTKMLQKAGFVARPFTRQENTMIQTCTVACYSITVGGGFASYLLGLNRKTFELSGGATTVGNSPSSIKEPGLGWMTGFLFLVCFVGLFVLIPLRKIMIVDLKLTYPSGLATAVLINGFHSQGDNMAKKQVRGFMKCFSASFLWAFFQWFYTGKEGCGFSQFPTFGLQAWKKTFFFDFSLTYVGAGMICSHLVNLSLLLGAVLSYGLMWPLFDQLKGDWFPSNLEETSMRSIYGYKVFLSVALILGDGLYNFVKIMGITVIGLRSRIRKKKLNTGQEEEKSVEELKQNEIFLTENIPMSIGVIGYGVFSIMSIILVPILFPQLKWYYVVVAYILAPSLAFCNAFGAGLTDINMAYNYGKVALFVLAAVTGKENGVAAALAGCGLIKSVVSVSCILMQDFKTAHFTRTSPRAMFLSQVIGTGLGCIIAPLSFFLFYKAFDVGNPNGDFKAPYALIYRNMAILGVQGFSALPQHCLQLCCGFFAFAVAVNLVRDLSPRKIGKWMPLPMCMAVPFLVGAYFAIDMCVGTLVVFVWHKLNSKRADFMVPAVASGLICGEGLWILPAAVLALSKVKPPICMNFFAT; from the exons ATGAGTTTCATGGATCAGGAAGagatgaaggagaagaaagagattCAGAGAGAGGATCAAGAGTTGGAAGAAACAGAGGCAGAAGATCATGAATCATTGGAGACATCGAAGAAAGCACTGGTAGTCCAACCTTGGACAAAACAAATTACTGTAAGAGGATTCATTTTGAGCATAGCTCTTGGAGCTATGTACAGTGTGATAGCTATGAAGCTGAACCTCACAAGTGGTTTGGTTCCCAATCTGAATATGTCTGCTGCTCTTCTTGCTTTCCTCTTCATCCAATCGTGGACAAAGATGCTTCAGAAAGCCGGATTTGTTGCCAGACCTTTCACCAGACAAGAGAATACTATGATTCAAACATGTACGGTTGCTTGTTATAGTATTACAGTTGGAG GTGGATTTGCTTCATATCTATTGGGATTAAACAGGAAGACATTTGAGTTATCAGGAGGAGCAACAACTGTTGGGAACTCTCCAAGTAGTATAAAGGAACCTGGGTTGGGCTGGATGACTGGTTTCCTCTTTTTAGTTTGCTTTGTTGGCCTTTTTGTCCTAATTCCTTTAAGAaag ATTATGATAGTTGACCTCAAATTAACGTATCCAAGTGGCTTGGCAACAGCAGTTCTCATCAATGGTTTCCATAGTCAAGGAGATAATATGGccaa AAAGCAAGTGCGAGGATTCATGAAGTGTTTTTCAGCAAGTTTTTTGTGGGCATTCTTCCAATGGTTTTACACTGGAAAAGAAGGATGTGGGTTCTCTCAGTTCCCCACCTTTGGACTGCAAGCTTGGAAGAAAAC gtttttctttgattttagcTTGACTTATGTGGGGGCAGGGATGATCTGTTCACATCTGGTGAACTTGTCTCTGCTTCTTGGTGCTGTCCTCTCATATGGACTAATGTGGCCATTATTTGATCAGCTTAAAGGAGACTGGTTTCCTAGCAATTTAGAAGAAACAAGCATGAGGAGCATATATGGTTAcaag GTCTTTCTATCAGTTGCTCTTATTCTTGGCGACGGGCTCTACAATTTCGTCAAGATAATGGGTATCACAGTCATTGGTCTTCGCAGcagaataagaaaaaagaagctcAACACAG GACAAGAGGAGGAAAAGTCAGTTGAAGAGCTGAAGCAAAATGAAATCTTCCTGACAGAAAACATTCCGATGTCGATCGGAGTCATCGGATACGGTGTCTTCTCCATCATGTCTATAATTCTGGTCCCAATCCTGTTTCCTCAGCTTAAATGGTACTATGTAGTGGTAGCTTATATTCTAGCTCCATCTCTAGCATTTTGCAATGCATTTGGAGCTGGTCTCACTGACATAAACATGGCCTATAACTATGGGAAAGTGGCTTTATTTGTGCTGGCGGCAGTGACCGGGAAAGAAAACGGCGTGGCGGCCGCGCTTGCTGGCTGTGGACTCATCAAATCTGTAGTGTCTGTGTCTTGCATTCTGATGCAAGATTTCAAAACAGCTCATTTCACCCGGACTTCACCTAGGGCAATGTTCTTGAGCCAAGTCATTGGAACGGGCCTCGGCTGCATAATAGCTCCTCTCAGCTTCTTCCTCTTCTACAAGGCATTTGATGTGGGGAATCCAAACGGCGATTTCAAAGCTCCCTATGCATTGATATACAGAAACATGGCGATCCTAGGAGTTCAAGGGTTTTCAGCTCTGCCACAGCATTGTTTGCAGCTCTGCTGTGGATTCTTTGCTTTTGCAGTAGCCGTTAACCTGGTGCGAGACCTTTCGCCGAGGAAGATCGGGAAATGGATGCCGCTGCCGATGTGTATGGCAGTGCCCTTCCTGGTTGGGGCGTACTTCGCCATTGATATGTGTGTGGGGACTTTGGTTGTCTTTGTATGGCACAAACTCAACAGCAAGAGAGCTGACTTCATGGTTCCGGCAGTCGCTTCGGGATTAATATGCGGTGAAGGGCTATGGATACTTCCTGCTGCTGTTCTAGCCTTGTCCAAAGTAAAACCTCCAATATGCATGAATTTTTTCGCTACCTAG